A stretch of Candidatus Nanopelagicales bacterium DNA encodes these proteins:
- a CDS encoding septum formation initiator family protein, producing the protein MSIAEGSAAGADQTEGQPMSGRTLILVAVFMALALMLALPVRSWLSQRTELESLSVDIDKASFRVQELQREQELWRSDLHVAAQARIRLNMVSPGEAGLIVLDTQEEDVVTPTVDVPTTWWGHLWQSVESSTGRPAQVAESASSDASG; encoded by the coding sequence GTGAGCATCGCGGAGGGATCAGCGGCCGGCGCCGACCAGACGGAAGGGCAGCCGATGTCTGGCCGCACATTGATCCTGGTCGCCGTGTTCATGGCGCTGGCTCTGATGCTCGCGCTGCCGGTCAGATCGTGGTTGTCGCAGAGAACTGAGCTTGAATCGCTCAGCGTTGACATCGACAAGGCGTCGTTCAGGGTGCAGGAGTTGCAGCGCGAACAAGAACTTTGGCGCAGCGACCTTCACGTCGCCGCGCAGGCGCGGATCAGACTGAACATGGTCAGTCCTGGAGAGGCAGGCCTGATCGTGCTGGATACACAGGAGGAGGACGTCGTGACGCCGACGGTCGACGTTCCGACCACGTGGTGGGGGCATCTGTGGCAATCGGTGGAGTCTTCGACCGGACGCCCGGCACAGGTCGCGGAGTCGGCGTCATCAGATGCGTCCGGCTGA
- the eno gene encoding phosphopyruvate hydratase: MASIDVVIAREILDSRGNPTVEVEVGLDDGVVARAAVPSGASTGKAEAVERRDGEDRYGGKGVLKACAAVEDDIAPEVIGLDASEQRLVDQAMIDLDGTPNKGRLGANAILGVSLAVARAAAESADLPLFRYVGGPGAHVLPVPMMNILNGGSHADSNVDIQEFMIAPIGAPTFTEAVRWGAEVYHSLKSVLHGKGLATGLGDEGGFAPNLPSNRAALEVIVEAIDGTGLKPGRDVSLAMDAAASEFRADDGYNFDGGLRDNDWMTAYYEELVTAFPLISLEDPLSEDDWEGWAQLTQALGDKTQIVGDDIFVTNPERLRKGIDLNVGNSLLVKVNQIGTLSETLDAVELALRNGYTCMFSHRSGETVDTTIADLVVATNCGQIKSGAPARAERVAKYNQLMRIEQELDDAGRYAGASAFPRIGA, encoded by the coding sequence ATGGCCAGCATCGATGTCGTCATTGCCCGAGAGATTCTCGACTCCAGGGGAAACCCGACTGTGGAAGTGGAGGTTGGACTCGACGATGGCGTGGTGGCCCGCGCTGCTGTGCCATCCGGAGCCTCGACCGGCAAGGCCGAAGCCGTGGAGCGCCGTGACGGTGAGGATCGCTACGGAGGCAAGGGCGTGCTGAAGGCCTGCGCGGCCGTTGAGGACGACATAGCTCCTGAGGTCATCGGGTTGGACGCATCCGAGCAGCGTCTTGTCGACCAGGCCATGATCGACTTGGACGGTACGCCGAACAAGGGCCGCCTTGGCGCGAACGCCATCCTGGGAGTATCACTCGCGGTTGCGCGAGCCGCGGCAGAGTCCGCGGACTTGCCCCTGTTCCGCTATGTCGGCGGTCCCGGAGCCCACGTGCTGCCAGTTCCGATGATGAACATCCTCAACGGCGGCTCGCACGCCGACTCCAACGTGGACATCCAGGAGTTCATGATCGCGCCGATCGGGGCTCCGACGTTCACTGAGGCAGTTCGGTGGGGCGCTGAGGTCTACCACTCTTTGAAGTCGGTCTTGCACGGGAAAGGACTGGCGACTGGGTTGGGCGACGAGGGTGGCTTCGCGCCGAACCTGCCGAGTAACCGCGCCGCGCTGGAAGTCATCGTCGAAGCGATCGACGGCACAGGATTGAAGCCGGGGCGCGACGTGTCGCTAGCCATGGACGCGGCAGCTTCGGAGTTCCGCGCCGACGATGGTTACAACTTCGATGGCGGTCTGCGCGACAACGACTGGATGACCGCCTACTACGAGGAGCTTGTCACCGCGTTCCCGCTCATCAGCCTGGAGGACCCGCTGTCCGAGGACGACTGGGAAGGTTGGGCCCAGCTGACGCAGGCGCTTGGCGACAAGACCCAGATCGTTGGCGACGACATCTTCGTGACGAACCCCGAGCGTCTGCGGAAGGGAATCGACCTCAACGTCGGGAACTCGCTGCTGGTGAAGGTGAACCAGATCGGAACCCTTTCGGAGACCCTGGATGCGGTCGAACTCGCGTTGCGCAATGGGTACACGTGCATGTTCAGCCACCGTTCCGGTGAGACCGTGGACACCACAATCGCCGACCTGGTGGTCGCGACCAACTGCGGCCAGATCAAGTCAGGGGCTCCGGCGAGGGCCGAGAGGGTCGCGAAGTACAACCAGCTGATGCGGATCGAGCAGGAGTTGGACGACGCCGGCAGGTACGCCGGAGCCAGCGCCTTCCCGCGGATCGGGGCCTGA
- a CDS encoding DUF885 domain-containing protein, with amino-acid sequence MFGVGIHSPEDRRFVGLASGVVDDILVRDPVHATRVGDHRFDSRLPDPSPDTSDEFARILRRHSDFLESVDDVALSRMTAADLYVLRSEVSARLHELTVIRPHEWNPLAWNPADALHSLLERPFAPPADRARSLVGRLELVGEFLDNARHCLRAMPRPHIEVAIAQMAAIEPMLDRTMGDLGDVPGMAEAAESAVASIGRHVVWLADHRAKAAPGFSMGATAYEGVLRYRLGTPESIEEVLATAESDLDRVGEELGRTASKLLGKSMGRRRLVEDAMDKLAGPPAVDDESVLEVCGEALQRASEFVAARRLVSVPPMDLRLVAMPEVHRGVRVAYCDAPGSLERAELPTVLAVAPTAADWTAEQRQSFYREYNRDMIFDLMVHEAMPGHALQLAWARSAESPTAARSAFPSQLLIEGWATYAEEMMARNGFVVSTQRRPSLRFQQLKMQLRMIINTILEISIHTQGMTEAQGRRLMATRGYQEESEIIGKWRRASVTYGELPARYIGYRGVAAVVKQLAERHRGWNLRQVHDRLLAQGSIAPEHLPSILGLG; translated from the coding sequence GTGTTTGGCGTTGGCATTCACAGTCCCGAGGACCGCCGCTTTGTGGGACTGGCCTCGGGCGTAGTCGACGATATTCTCGTCCGCGATCCAGTCCATGCGACCCGCGTCGGAGATCATCGATTCGATTCGCGTTTGCCTGACCCGAGCCCGGACACAAGCGACGAGTTCGCGCGCATCCTACGTAGACACTCCGACTTCCTGGAGTCGGTTGATGACGTCGCGCTGAGCCGGATGACTGCCGCTGACTTGTACGTACTGCGCAGCGAAGTGTCCGCCCGACTCCATGAACTCACCGTGATCCGTCCGCATGAGTGGAATCCGTTGGCCTGGAACCCCGCTGATGCCCTGCACTCACTCCTTGAGCGGCCATTCGCGCCGCCCGCCGACCGGGCCCGGTCCCTTGTTGGGCGCCTCGAACTCGTTGGGGAATTTCTAGACAACGCTCGCCACTGCCTTCGCGCGATGCCCCGTCCCCATATTGAGGTCGCCATCGCTCAGATGGCAGCGATCGAGCCAATGCTGGATCGAACGATGGGCGACCTCGGGGACGTGCCGGGCATGGCGGAGGCCGCCGAATCGGCTGTGGCGTCCATCGGCAGGCATGTCGTGTGGCTCGCGGATCACCGGGCGAAGGCGGCCCCAGGCTTCAGCATGGGCGCGACCGCGTACGAGGGCGTGTTGCGCTACCGGCTGGGCACGCCGGAGTCAATCGAGGAAGTGCTGGCGACCGCCGAGAGTGACCTAGACAGGGTCGGGGAGGAGCTCGGCCGCACCGCGTCGAAGTTGCTCGGCAAGAGCATGGGTCGCAGGCGCCTGGTCGAGGACGCGATGGACAAACTGGCCGGCCCCCCAGCTGTCGATGACGAGTCGGTGCTCGAAGTATGCGGGGAGGCGCTCCAGCGGGCTTCGGAATTCGTGGCGGCTCGCCGACTCGTTTCGGTGCCGCCGATGGATCTACGGCTGGTAGCGATGCCCGAGGTTCACCGGGGTGTCCGGGTGGCCTACTGCGACGCGCCCGGATCGCTGGAGCGCGCGGAACTCCCCACCGTGCTCGCTGTCGCGCCGACAGCAGCGGACTGGACAGCGGAGCAGCGCCAGTCCTTCTACCGCGAATACAACCGGGACATGATCTTCGATCTGATGGTCCATGAGGCGATGCCCGGACACGCGCTGCAGCTCGCGTGGGCACGAAGTGCCGAGTCACCAACGGCCGCCCGGTCGGCTTTCCCCAGCCAGCTCCTGATCGAAGGTTGGGCGACCTATGCCGAGGAGATGATGGCACGGAACGGTTTCGTCGTATCGACACAGCGACGTCCCTCGTTGCGATTCCAGCAGTTGAAGATGCAGCTCCGCATGATCATCAACACGATCCTGGAGATCAGCATTCACACTCAAGGCATGACGGAGGCGCAGGGTCGGCGACTCATGGCGACCCGCGGCTACCAGGAGGAGAGCGAGATCATCGGTAAGTGGCGCCGCGCGTCCGTGACGTACGGGGAACTTCCCGCTCGCTACATCGGGTACCGGGGCGTGGCGGCGGTCGTGAAGCAGCTCGCCGAAAGGCATCGCGGTTGGAACCTTCGACAGGTCCATGACCGGTTGCTGGCTCAGGGGTCCATCGCGCCGGAGCATCTGCCGTCAATCTTGGGCCTGGGCTGA
- a CDS encoding MazG family protein, with translation MTEPNHPRGGKFLELVAVMDTLRSPGGCPWDAQQTHRSLAEYLIEECYETVEAIETDDDAGMLEELGDLLLQIVFHARIAQDNPDRPWDIDDVAEGIIDKLVRRHPHVFADTKADDAEAVVRNWTRLKAEEKGRTSALDGIPSGLPALSWAQKTLRRARESGLRMEQTSASADAPSFEGLGERLLGIVAAAEAHGLDAEAALRHSVRGLYQDVRDAEQ, from the coding sequence ATGACCGAACCGAACCATCCCCGTGGCGGGAAGTTCCTCGAACTGGTGGCCGTCATGGACACGCTGCGCTCTCCCGGAGGCTGTCCCTGGGACGCTCAGCAGACTCACCGATCCCTGGCTGAGTACTTGATCGAGGAGTGTTACGAAACGGTCGAGGCCATCGAAACCGACGACGACGCCGGGATGCTCGAGGAACTCGGAGATCTGCTGCTTCAGATCGTGTTCCACGCCCGGATCGCGCAGGACAACCCCGACCGGCCATGGGACATAGATGACGTCGCTGAGGGGATTATCGACAAGCTGGTCAGGCGCCACCCGCATGTCTTCGCCGACACCAAGGCAGACGACGCCGAGGCTGTCGTGAGGAATTGGACCAGGCTCAAGGCGGAGGAGAAGGGGCGAACATCAGCTCTTGACGGAATCCCGTCCGGTCTGCCCGCGTTGTCCTGGGCTCAGAAGACTCTGCGCCGAGCGCGAGAATCTGGCCTTCGGATGGAGCAGACTTCGGCCTCCGCCGACGCGCCGTCGTTCGAGGGTCTGGGCGAGCGACTCTTGGGAATCGTCGCTGCCGCCGAAGCGCACGGCTTGGACGCCGAGGCGGCTCTGAGGCACTCAGTCCGCGGCCTGTATCAGGACGTCCGGGACGCGGAGCAGTAG